The Halomonas sp. HAL1 genome segment TCCAGCGCATAGCGGCGCACTGCCACGGCCTTGGTAAGGTCGGTCAAAATTTGCCGCATGGTGGCCTCAAGCAGGCCATCCTTGCCGCCAAAATAGTGACTGATAATACCCGCTGAAACGCCCGCATGACGTGCAATACGCATGACGGTGGCTTCTGCCAGACCGACTTCATCAATGGCTACCATGGTCGCGTTGATCAACTGCTGGCGGCGTATCGGTTCCATTCCCACCTTTGGCACAGCGCTCTCCTAATTCGTTGAATGCCTAACTTGGGTAGATGCTTGAAACCCAGGCGCAGGCATGATTACCTAACCATGATGGCATTTTTTTATTGAACGTTCAATCAATAAAAAGGCGCCGACATTTACACTGGATGCGACCTCTGCCATCAATGAGTGTTCGCAGCAGACGTTTAAGGGGAACCACGATCATGAGCAGAACTTCTTCACGCTACGCAGGTGCTTTATTGCTGGCAGCAGGCCTACCAGCGGTGGCTTACGCCGACGAGTGCAGCAGCGTGCGCTTTGCAGAAGTGGGCTGGACGGACATCACCGCGACGACGGCGCTAGCCAGTGAAGTACTTGAAGGGCTTGGTTACGAGCCAAGCGTGGATACGGTTTCCGTGCCGATCGCCTACGCAGGCATGCGCAACAATGATTTTGATGTCTTTCTGGGTAATTGGATGCCCTCAATGGCTTCCATCAGCGACCCCTATATCGAGCGTGGAGAGGTTGAGCGCCTGGTGGCTAACCTGGAAGGGGCGAAGTACACCCTTGCAGTGCCCCAGTATGTTTACGACGCTGGCGTGACCTCGGTTAACGATTTAGCGGAGCATGCCGACCAGTTTGATCGCAGCTTGCACGGCATCGAGGCGGGTAACGATGGCAACGAGATGATTGAGCAGATGATCGATGATGACGCTTATGGCCTTGGCGATTGGCAGGTAATAGATTCCAGCGAAGCGGGAATGCTGGCAGAACTGCGCGCCCGAGTACCCAACGAGCAGTGGATGGTGTTTTTGGGCTGGGAGCCGCATCCCATGAACTCCAACTTTGAGATGGCCTACCTTTCTGATGCCGATGACTATTTTGGCCCAGATCTGGGCGGCGCCACGGTGCACACCAATACCCGTGCGGGCTTTGTGGAGGAGTGCCCCAATGTGGGCACGCTATTGCGCAACATGACGTTTACCCTGGAAATGGAAAACCAGCTAATGAGCGCGATCATGGATGATGGCGAAGACCCTCGTGATGCCGCGCGTGATTACTTGAAGGCCAATGATGGCGTGCTGGACGAGTGGTTAGACGGCGTGACCACACGCAACGGCGAGCCTGGTGCTGAGGCCGTGCGTACTGCTATTCAATAAGTCAATTTTGGTGATAGCGGCAAGCCGGAATCCGGCTTGCCTTTCATCGTTAAGGTAGGCATAATCTGCACCCGTTGATGAGGAAAGGCTACGTAGCTCAGCTGGTTAGAGCACATCACTCATAATGATGGGGTCCCCTGTTCAAATCAGGGCGTAGCCACCACATCAGCATTAGCACACTTACTTAACAACCGAGTGTGCCGTTATGGTGGCCCCTTAGGTCCTCCCGCAACGCTAAACTGCGAACCCCGCCAGGCCCGGAAGGGAGCAACGGTAGTGGTGGCTGCGTGTGCCGGGATGTGGCTTCTGGGGTCGCCTCCATTTCTAGTCGTTTCCTGCCTGTTTTGACATAAATTGCCTTCAAAATGACATAATCTGCGATTTGTCATGACATAACCTATTTTTGTAATAATCCTACGAAATGGGGTGATGTTATGTATAGGCGCAAGCTCCGAAAGTGCTAATTTTTATTTTTACCGGAAATCGTTTTAAAGTGTTGTTTTTGAGCTGTTTTCAAAGATGTAACGGCTATTAAAGGCAGCAGAGCGTAGTGCAGCTTGGTAGCGCGTGGCACTGCGGTTGCAAAGGTCGCAGGTTGGAATCTCTCTTTCCGCTAAGTATTACGAATAAGCCTCTTACTTTCATAGGCTTTTTTGTGTCTGTAATTTCATCAGCCCATACTTCTGTTTTGGCTCTCTCTGGAATGCATAGAAGGCCTCTGGACGATTCTGCCCTTAGTCATGATAACCGGGCTTTGAAATATACAGCTGCTATATATCTGCCAGTATAATGAAAGCTAATGCTCTACGCAGCGTTGACTGGCTACTGTCATCATCCGCTGCTCATTTTGATATCAGTCTATCTATTTAAACCTTAGCGAGCCCCTTGAAGCTCATTAAGGCATCCTTGCTTTTTAATCATCCCAATTTTGCAAAGCTAGCTGTGTATATTCTATTGCTCTGCGCTGGTTAGCTACACTCGTCTAACTTTTACTGGTAAGCCTTGGCGCACGCTGGCCCCACTGATTGGCTCTAGCCAAGTGCCATCTACTTTCCGTGTGGGGTCTTGGAAGCCTAGGTCATTAATATTGATCCCTGCACGCATCCAGGGCATATCCGGCTGGGATACACCGTCGATGACATGTGGCGTGGCACCTAAATCCTTGTGGCCATAGCCGTGCTCAATGCCCAGGGCACCAGGTATTACGCTTTCACTGACAAGTGCCAACCCCACCACGCTTCCGCCAGGGCTTTCTATGAGAATGGTATCACCGTGCTGGATACCAAAGC includes the following:
- a CDS encoding choline ABC transporter substrate-binding protein; the protein is MSRTSSRYAGALLLAAGLPAVAYADECSSVRFAEVGWTDITATTALASEVLEGLGYEPSVDTVSVPIAYAGMRNNDFDVFLGNWMPSMASISDPYIERGEVERLVANLEGAKYTLAVPQYVYDAGVTSVNDLAEHADQFDRSLHGIEAGNDGNEMIEQMIDDDAYGLGDWQVIDSSEAGMLAELRARVPNEQWMVFLGWEPHPMNSNFEMAYLSDADDYFGPDLGGATVHTNTRAGFVEECPNVGTLLRNMTFTLEMENQLMSAIMDDGEDPRDAARDYLKANDGVLDEWLDGVTTRNGEPGAEAVRTAIQ